ATTATATCCAGGAGAATAACTATTTCCGTTAATCAGCTGCGGGGCGGTTAGGCGAAGCCGGCGCCTCCTGCGGGCGCGGTTGCCGGCGGTCCCTTCTTTTCACCAGGAATTCGTTGGAATAGATCTCCAGCAGGAGGATAAACATGGAGATCAGCAGGGGACCGAATATCAAGCCAATAAAACCAAAGAGATTAACACCGATGATCACACCGAAGATGGTGATCAGGGGGTGAACATCCGCTATTTTTTTTGCCAGCATGAAACGGGCAAGATTATCTACAATCCCGACCACGCCGAAACCATATACCAGTACTGCAATTCCCTGCCAGGTATTGCCTACGGCCAGCAGATACACGCCCATCGGCACATACACCGCCGCCGCGCCAATAACAGGCAGCATAGCCGTAAAACAAGTGACCACAAACCAGAACATAGGCTGCGGAACGCCAAAAACAAGGTACCCTATCAGTGATACAATGCCCTGTATCACCGCAATCAGCGGAATTCCCAGCGCATTGGCAAATACCAGGGTATTAAACTCTTTCCCTAACCGGTCCACATTCTCATCGCGGAGGGGAATATATTCATACAGGGTCTCCTCCATCTTTCTGCCGTTGACCAACATAAAATACAGGATAAAGTACATAATGGCGATAGCCGTCAGCGTATTGAACGTAGCGCCGAGAAAGCCGGGCAGGAAGGCGGTTATCCCATCCTGGATCTTTTGCAGTTGTTGGGTGGAAAGCAGGTTCACCCCGATTTCCTGATGTAATTTTTCATTGAACTCCCGGGCCTTGTTAATCAGCTCTCCTGAATGGGTGGCCGCATACGCTACGCGGGAGGAGAGAAGGTTCACCAGTGCGCCGATGGGCAACAGTATGATCAGGAAGGAGGCCGTCATCAGTGTGGCGGCGGCCAGGTTTTTCTTCCATTTCCGGACCTCCACGAGCCGGAACATCCATTTACGGGAGGCAACATACAGGGTTACGGCCCCCAGGAAGCCCGGGAAGTAAATATATGTTTCTTTAAACAGCAGGATAGCCAGGAAAAGGATCAGTAAAAGAAACCCAATTTGTTTGAGGCGGTCGTTGTCCAGGTAGCTCATAGTACAATAATATCGGATAATTTAACGGTACAGGCAAAAAACGAACCAGTGCTTTTGGCCATGATAGCTAAACAAAAAACCGCAAAGCTTGTTCTTAATGCGGAATTTTAGTGGAAAGTTTTATACATTATACATTTATGGAATGGTGTTTGTGAACCTTTAGATACCAAAAATGAAAACTTTATTCTCTCATCTTAAAAAACCTATTTTATGAGTACAAGTTCCAAAGCTGTTGTTTCTTTTATTGTTGGTGCGGCCGTAGGCGTAGCAGTAGGGTATTTCCTCAACTCTGACAAAAAAGATGAACTGGTGGAAAAACTGAAAGACCAGACAGATAAGCTGAAAGACAAGTGGAGAAAAAGAAAGGACCAGTTCCAGGATGAGTTGGAAAATGAGTTGGCATAACCCCTAAGCTGTTTAAAAAACATTGCATGGAAGAAAATTTCGGCAACTATTTTAACCAAACAGGCAAGGTGGCCAGAGAATATCTGGAAACCCGGCTGGACCTGCTAAAGCTCCAGGCAGCAGGAAAGCTGTCGAAAGCGTTGGGATTGTTTTTTTCCCTGACGATGGCTTTCCTGCTGTTCTTTTTCGTGATCGTTTTTCTCGGAATGGTAGTAGGGTTCTGGATTGGTGAAATGACCGGCAGTTTCACGATTGGTTTTTCGTGTGCCGCAGGCTTGTTTGTATTGTTGTTTGTGGTGATCCTGGTGTTCCGCCGGCAGTTGATCCAGCGGCCGCTTACCAGGTTGCTGCTGACTGAACTGGTAGAAGAGATTGCTGAAAGAGATGAGCAATCCGGTCATATTCATAACCAGCCCGGACACGAACAGGATGCATATGGACATGTGCCCAATGAAGAGGCTACAGAAAACACTTCAAAAGGATAACATGAAAAATGTTTACACATGCGTAAGGTAAAAGTAACCAATCAGGAGACCCTTGACCTGGAAATAGCCCGTTTGAAGATGCGTTCCCGGCAACTGGAAAATGATCTGGGAAAGCGGGTTGACTTCTTCAGAGACAACTACAAAAAGATGGCGCTCAATGCCGTTATCCCCGGTAGTGCCAGACATAGCGGAGTGCTGAACGTTGCAGCCAACGTGGCCAAAATGGCCTGGGGCAGCGGGAAGTTTAAAAACTTTGCCACCGGCGCCCTGATGACGGCACTGGAATTTATTGGTGTCCAGCTGGGCATCAATATCTTTAATAAAGTGACCAACCGCCGTAAGAAGAAAAAAGCAGCACAGGCCAACACGGAAGAGGAATAGTTATCCCCATACTTTCGTTCCTTCACTGCAATTGGCGCATATATCAATGTTTTTCCGGGTTTCCAGGATCTGGCTACGGAAACGTATATACTCTTTGTTGTGCCACAACGCTTTAAATGATTCTTTTTTCAGGTTGCCCAGCCGGTGCTGTGCGTCCTTGTCGAAGCAGCAGGGCACTACCAGACCGTCCCAGGTAACAACCGGCGAGTGCCACAGGCGCCAGCAATGGTTGCCCAGTTTATTTTTGATGGCATAGGTACCGTCTTCGTTGCGGCGGTAACGGGAATATTTATCTATCGTGGGAATGAGGCGGTTGCCTTCTTCGTAGTCATATACCTGTGCTGTCTTGAACCGTACCTGATCTACCCCGATTTCTTTCGCCAGCCTTTTGATGTCTTCGATCTGATGTTCATTGGGCTTTACCACGAGGAACTGGAAGAAAACAAAAGGTTTGGAGGACTTCAGTTCTTTTTTCCACTTCACGATGTTTTTAGCGCCTTCAATCACTTTGTCCAGTTTTCCGCCCACCCGGTACTGCGTATATACGTCCTGGGTAGTGCCGTCTATGGAGATGATAAGGCGGTCCAGCCCACTCTCTACCGTTTTTTTGGCGTTGGCGTCTGTCAGGTAGTGCGCGTTGGTGGAGGTAGCGGTATAGATACCTTTGTCAGCCGCATATCTGACCATATCCAGGAATCCCGGATTGAGGTAAGGTTCTCCCTGGAAATAGAAGATAAGGTATAACAGCTCTTTCGAGATTTCGTCGATGGTTTTCCGGAAAAAATCCTGTTCCAGCATACCGGTGGGGCGGGTAAAAGCCCGCAGGCCGCTCGGACATTCCGGGCAGCGGAGGTTACAGGAAGTGGTGGGCTCAAAAGACATGGAAATGGGATAGCCCCATTGCACCGGCTTATTGGTCCACTTGCTGATAAAGTAGCTCCCCAGCACTTTCCCGGCGTTTAAGGCGCGGCGGAAAGTAAATTTGGAAGCGAGGTTCAGGGTATCATTCAGGTTAAAATCGGGCATATAAAATTCACTTGACCTATGTAAAAGTAGCGTCTTTAAACAAATTATAGCCTATACTTGCCGTAAAAAAACGGCTGCCGGCATTAAACAGCAGTATTACCCGAATCCCTGCAACTAACTAAAACAACGTGAAACGTAACCGGACACGCATCATTTTATTGACCGTATTGACCATCCTGCTGGCGCTTGTTGCCGGGAAATGGTGGTATTTCCGCCAGGAGCGCATCTCCTTTGTGCGGTATGATGAGTTTGGGATCGATATACCGGTCAATTATAAAATCCATGGTATTGATGTCTCCAAATTCCAGAAAGATATTAACTGGCATGCTGTCAAACAGATGCAGGTCGATAAAATTCGTATATCCTTTGCCTTTATTAAAGCGACGGAGGGCATTACCCGCCAGGACGCTGCTTTCAGGCAGAACTGGGAGCGAGCAGGCAAAGCCGGGCTGGTGAGGGGCGCCTACCACTTTTTTTACAGCACGCGGGACCCGTTGAAGCAGGCCATTAATTTCCGCAATGTGGTGGACCTGCAGCCGGGCGATCTGCCACCGGTGCTGGATATCGAAACCAGCAATAATCAGCCGGCCGCGGTGATCCGCAGCACGGCCAAAATATGGCTGGAAGAGATGGAAAAAGCCTATAAAGTAAAGCCGATCATCTACACCAATATCCATTTCTATGAAACGTATCTTGGCAGTGAGTTTGATGATTACCCCCTATGGATAGCGCATTATTACCAGAAAGAGCGACCGGCGTCCAAAAGGGCGTGGCTTTTCTGGCAACATAGTGATATCGGAAGGGTGAACGGCATCAGAACGACGGTGGACTTTAACGTATTCAGAGGCGACAG
The Chitinophaga varians genome window above contains:
- a CDS encoding glycoside hydrolase family 25 protein; translation: MKRNRTRIILLTVLTILLALVAGKWWYFRQERISFVRYDEFGIDIPVNYKIHGIDVSKFQKDINWHAVKQMQVDKIRISFAFIKATEGITRQDAAFRQNWERAGKAGLVRGAYHFFYSTRDPLKQAINFRNVVDLQPGDLPPVLDIETSNNQPAAVIRSTAKIWLEEMEKAYKVKPIIYTNIHFYETYLGSEFDDYPLWIAHYYQKERPASKRAWLFWQHSDIGRVNGIRTTVDFNVFRGDSADLAKLCLPAH
- a CDS encoding SPASM domain-containing protein; this translates as MPDFNLNDTLNLASKFTFRRALNAGKVLGSYFISKWTNKPVQWGYPISMSFEPTTSCNLRCPECPSGLRAFTRPTGMLEQDFFRKTIDEISKELLYLIFYFQGEPYLNPGFLDMVRYAADKGIYTATSTNAHYLTDANAKKTVESGLDRLIISIDGTTQDVYTQYRVGGKLDKVIEGAKNIVKWKKELKSSKPFVFFQFLVVKPNEHQIEDIKRLAKEIGVDQVRFKTAQVYDYEEGNRLIPTIDKYSRYRRNEDGTYAIKNKLGNHCWRLWHSPVVTWDGLVVPCCFDKDAQHRLGNLKKESFKALWHNKEYIRFRSQILETRKNIDICANCSEGTKVWG
- a CDS encoding YtxH domain-containing protein, which gives rise to MSTSSKAVVSFIVGAAVGVAVGYFLNSDKKDELVEKLKDQTDKLKDKWRKRKDQFQDELENELA
- a CDS encoding AI-2E family transporter; this encodes MSYLDNDRLKQIGFLLLILFLAILLFKETYIYFPGFLGAVTLYVASRKWMFRLVEVRKWKKNLAAATLMTASFLIILLPIGALVNLLSSRVAYAATHSGELINKAREFNEKLHQEIGVNLLSTQQLQKIQDGITAFLPGFLGATFNTLTAIAIMYFILYFMLVNGRKMEETLYEYIPLRDENVDRLGKEFNTLVFANALGIPLIAVIQGIVSLIGYLVFGVPQPMFWFVVTCFTAMLPVIGAAAVYVPMGVYLLAVGNTWQGIAVLVYGFGVVGIVDNLARFMLAKKIADVHPLITIFGVIIGVNLFGFIGLIFGPLLISMFILLLEIYSNEFLVKRRDRRQPRPQEAPASPNRPAAD